From the Candidatus Krumholzibacteriota bacterium genome, one window contains:
- a CDS encoding M14 metallopeptidase family protein produces the protein MKRLLLIAFTFIVVFTSVGRAAEITSPEEYFGFSPGADRELIDYEDLIGYLQKLGSESPGLKLINIGLSPEGRDIYVAFISSPENIDNLKELEEINRKLALDPDIPEDKLEGMIDRGKVFFAATLSMHSNEVGPSQSAPLIAHKLLGKEDERIDKWLKDVVYMMVPCHNPDGMDMVVNHYRKYKGTKYEGSSMPGIYHKYAGHDNNRDFVNLTQSDTRAISRIFSRKWFPQVMVEKHQMGSGGVRYFIPPNHDPIAENIDAEIWNWCGLFGANMMKDMTNSGLAGVSQHYLFDDYWPGSTETCLWKNVIAFLTECASARHATPVYVEPDELKVHGKGLAEYKKSINMPLPWKGGWWRLSDIIQYEIVSTMSVIKTCSYHRGDILRFRNDICRKEVERGLSQPPYYYILPENQHDSSSFVDLVNLMMRHGVEVHRLVSDVIINKRIYDSRSIVIKLSQPFRPFIKEVMERQHFPVRHYTPGGKMIKPYDVTSWSLPLLKGVEVFEIEKRSVELEEQLVSVEEPFTLLKKRPSEFEAVILPASNNESYRAAFEACQSGLEVWRTEEKYENDKAEACKGSYLIYHSTKENEKLDGLLSSLKAEPVFAGNIADLKKRKLKLPRIALVETWFHDMDAGWTRFVFDSYNIHYKVIRPDDFKNIDLKDEFDVVVFPDRSSSILVDGRRKAGEREYLSGYPPEYTKGMGKEGKENLMLFLEGGGTVISWGRSASLFSGILKINKDDDNIEEFQLPVTDISDRLKKDDLYCPRSTVRIILTDDHPLTYGMQKEIGVIFSGGPVFSTSIPRFDMDRAVIARFGEKDILMSGFCENEKLLAGKTAMVWVRKGKGQIVLFAFRPQFRASTEVSFKLLFNSLLLPDVE, from the coding sequence TTTATTTCATCTCCAGAGAATATCGATAATTTAAAAGAGCTCGAGGAGATAAACAGAAAACTCGCTCTCGATCCTGATATTCCGGAAGATAAGCTGGAGGGTATGATAGACAGGGGAAAGGTCTTTTTCGCGGCAACACTTTCGATGCATTCGAATGAAGTCGGACCTTCACAGTCGGCCCCCCTTATCGCGCACAAACTTCTCGGCAAAGAGGATGAACGGATTGATAAATGGTTGAAGGATGTTGTTTATATGATGGTTCCATGCCATAACCCCGACGGTATGGATATGGTGGTTAATCATTACAGAAAGTATAAGGGTACGAAGTACGAAGGTTCGTCAATGCCGGGGATCTATCATAAATACGCTGGGCACGATAATAATCGTGATTTTGTTAATCTCACTCAGAGTGATACCAGAGCAATCTCGCGTATTTTCAGCCGGAAGTGGTTTCCTCAGGTTATGGTGGAAAAACATCAGATGGGTTCCGGAGGCGTCAGATATTTCATACCTCCGAACCACGATCCTATCGCCGAAAATATCGACGCTGAAATATGGAACTGGTGCGGCCTGTTCGGGGCGAATATGATGAAGGATATGACAAACAGCGGACTCGCGGGAGTTTCACAGCATTATCTCTTTGATGATTATTGGCCGGGGTCCACAGAGACATGCCTGTGGAAGAATGTAATCGCTTTTCTAACCGAATGCGCGAGCGCCAGGCACGCCACACCTGTATATGTCGAACCTGATGAGCTTAAGGTGCATGGTAAGGGTCTCGCGGAGTATAAGAAGAGTATCAATATGCCCCTTCCCTGGAAGGGCGGGTGGTGGCGGTTGTCCGATATCATTCAGTATGAAATCGTCTCCACCATGTCTGTGATAAAAACCTGTTCTTACCACCGCGGTGATATTCTCCGGTTCAGAAATGACATTTGCAGGAAAGAGGTGGAGAGGGGGCTGTCGCAACCGCCTTATTATTATATTCTGCCTGAGAACCAGCACGACAGCAGTTCTTTTGTTGATCTTGTGAATTTGATGATGCGGCACGGAGTTGAAGTTCACCGTCTTGTTTCCGATGTTATAATTAATAAACGAATCTATGATTCGAGGAGCATAGTAATTAAACTTTCTCAGCCGTTCAGGCCGTTTATAAAAGAGGTTATGGAGCGTCAGCATTTTCCGGTACGTCACTACACTCCCGGAGGTAAAATGATAAAGCCTTACGATGTAACAAGCTGGTCTCTTCCGCTTCTTAAGGGAGTGGAGGTTTTTGAGATAGAAAAGCGGTCTGTAGAGTTGGAGGAACAGCTTGTAAGTGTCGAGGAACCCTTCACTCTGCTGAAGAAAAGACCATCCGAATTCGAAGCTGTAATCCTTCCCGCTTCCAATAATGAAAGTTACAGGGCGGCCTTCGAGGCGTGTCAATCCGGACTTGAGGTCTGGCGAACAGAAGAGAAATATGAGAATGATAAAGCGGAAGCTTGTAAGGGGAGTTACTTGATTTATCATAGTACTAAAGAGAACGAGAAACTTGACGGGCTTTTAAGTTCTTTAAAAGCTGAGCCTGTTTTCGCTGGTAATATTGCCGATCTTAAAAAGAGAAAATTGAAATTACCAAGAATCGCGCTTGTGGAAACCTGGTTTCATGATATGGATGCCGGGTGGACACGCTTTGTGTTTGATTCCTATAATATTCACTACAAGGTTATTCGTCCGGACGATTTTAAGAATATTGATCTTAAGGATGAATTTGATGTTGTTGTCTTTCCGGACAGGAGCAGCTCTATTCTTGTAGACGGCAGAAGAAAGGCCGGCGAGAGGGAATATCTTTCCGGTTATCCTCCTGAATACACAAAGGGTATGGGTAAAGAAGGCAAGGAGAATCTCATGTTGTTTCTCGAAGGAGGCGGAACTGTAATTTCCTGGGGAAGGTCGGCTTCTCTTTTCTCCGGTATTTTAAAAATCAATAAGGATGATGATAACATAGAGGAATTTCAGCTTCCAGTCACTGATATTTCCGATAGATTGAAGAAAGATGATCTCTACTGTCCGAGATCAACGGTGAGAATTATCTTAACTGACGATCACCCATTAACTTACGGAATGCAGAAAGAGATAGGTGTTATATTCAGCGGAGGGCCGGTTTTTTCCACTTCAATTCCCCGGTTTGATATGGATAGAGCCGTGATTGCCAGATTTGGAGAGAAAGATATACTTATGAGCGGGTTTTGCGAGAACGAAAAACTTCTCGCGGGTAAAACGGCAATGGTATGGGTTAGGAAGGGGAAAGGACAGATTGTTCTATTCGCTTTCAGACCGCAGTTTAGAGCTTCAACAGAAGTTTCGTTTAAGCTCTTGTTTAATTCCCTGCTTCTGCCGGATGTAGAATAG
- the lepA gene encoding translation elongation factor 4 yields the protein MPYIRNFSIVAHIDHGKSTLADRLIQHAGLVSDRVFKDQILDNMDLERERGITIKSQTICLPYKSREGEEYILNLIDTPGHVDFSYEVSRALASCEGILLLVDAAQGVEAQTMANLYAAMEHDLTIIPVINKIDLEAANIELAREEIEVELGLDSSGAVLCSAKEGTGIEDILEAIVERIPAHKGDAGKPLKALIFDAHYDSFRGAVISCRVFDGTVKAGDQIKLLSLDSVHTVEEVGVFLLEREERDRLSAGEVGYIIAGVKTVSDTRIGDTIVHASDPSPEPLPGFKEVKPMVFSSIYPVERSNVGALTEAIEKYKLNDAALIYQKDSSAALGQGFRCGFLGLLHLEIFQQRLDREFNLPVIMTAPSVKYKFVLTSGETVTVENPQYYPDPSVIEKSLEPIVRVSLLLPDEYMGVVMKLCLKRRGENPRIGYPVTGRMEITIDMPLAEIIYDFYDKLKSVTRGYGTFDYDFLEYRQEDLVKVDFLVNGEKVDALSIVVHKERARSRAVQICESLKEEIPRHMFKIAVQGAIGGEVISRSTVSALRKDVTAKCYGGDITRKRKLLSKQAEGKKKMKMVGKVMIPQSAFVSVLKTNED from the coding sequence ATGCCGTATATCCGTAATTTTAGTATAGTCGCTCATATTGATCACGGAAAGTCAACCCTTGCTGACCGTCTGATTCAGCACGCGGGATTAGTATCAGACCGTGTGTTTAAGGATCAGATACTCGACAACATGGACCTCGAGCGTGAAAGAGGCATTACAATAAAAAGTCAAACTATCTGCCTTCCCTATAAAAGCAGGGAAGGGGAAGAATATATTCTGAATCTTATAGATACTCCCGGACACGTCGATTTCTCTTATGAAGTTTCCCGCGCTCTGGCCTCGTGTGAAGGTATACTTCTTCTTGTGGACGCGGCTCAGGGTGTGGAAGCCCAGACAATGGCGAATCTCTACGCCGCCATGGAACATGATCTTACGATTATTCCCGTGATTAACAAAATCGATCTTGAAGCGGCAAACATAGAACTCGCGCGTGAAGAGATCGAAGTGGAATTGGGCCTGGATTCAAGCGGCGCGGTTCTCTGTTCCGCCAAAGAGGGGACGGGAATTGAGGATATCCTGGAGGCAATTGTAGAGAGAATTCCAGCTCATAAGGGAGATGCCGGCAAGCCCCTTAAAGCTCTGATATTCGACGCTCATTATGATTCTTTCAGAGGAGCCGTCATCAGCTGCCGTGTTTTTGACGGGACTGTCAAAGCCGGTGACCAGATCAAGCTTTTATCTCTGGATTCTGTTCATACTGTCGAAGAGGTAGGTGTATTCCTCTTGGAAAGAGAGGAGAGAGACAGGTTGAGCGCCGGGGAAGTGGGATATATAATCGCGGGGGTGAAAACTGTAAGTGACACGAGAATCGGCGATACAATTGTGCATGCATCGGATCCTTCCCCGGAACCTCTTCCCGGTTTCAAAGAGGTAAAACCTATGGTGTTTTCTTCGATCTACCCCGTGGAGAGAAGTAATGTTGGAGCGCTCACCGAGGCTATTGAAAAGTACAAGCTGAATGACGCAGCTCTTATCTACCAGAAGGATTCCTCCGCCGCGCTTGGGCAGGGATTCAGGTGTGGTTTCCTCGGACTTCTTCACCTTGAGATATTTCAGCAGCGGCTCGACCGCGAATTTAATCTTCCCGTGATTATGACAGCCCCGAGTGTGAAGTATAAATTTGTACTTACTTCCGGTGAAACCGTCACTGTTGAAAACCCTCAATATTACCCTGATCCGTCCGTAATAGAAAAGTCACTGGAACCGATTGTAAGGGTTAGTCTCCTGCTTCCCGATGAATATATGGGGGTTGTTATGAAACTCTGTCTTAAGAGGAGGGGAGAAAATCCGCGGATTGGTTATCCCGTTACCGGTAGAATGGAGATTACAATCGATATGCCCCTTGCTGAGATCATATACGATTTCTATGACAAGCTGAAGAGTGTAACGCGCGGCTACGGGACATTTGATTATGATTTTCTTGAATACCGGCAGGAGGACCTTGTAAAGGTTGATTTTCTGGTTAACGGTGAAAAGGTTGACGCCTTATCGATAGTTGTGCACAAGGAGAGAGCCCGTTCGAGGGCTGTACAGATATGTGAAAGTTTGAAAGAAGAGATACCCAGACATATGTTTAAAATCGCGGTGCAGGGAGCTATTGGGGGAGAGGTGATTTCGCGGTCAACCGTTTCCGCTCTCAGAAAAGACGTAACGGCAAAGTGTTACGGCGGAGACATTACCAGAAAGAGAAAACTTCTGAGTAAACAGGCGGAAGGGAAGAAGAAGATGAAAATGGTTGGCAAGGTTATGATTCCTCAAAGCGCGTTTGTATCCGTGCTCAAAACCAATGAAGACTGA
- the hemW gene encoding radical SAM family heme chaperone HemW: protein MKTEPEAGLYLHVPFCEKKCPYCDFYSVASVDETAFSKWVNAVSAEALRYKDFPALFKTLYLGGGTPSLLTDAALEEVMINLRGTFNLENLDEITIELNPEDITEGKLRTYKRLGFNRVSLGVQSFIDEELEMLGRRHDSETSIRAIEMIRGAGFRNLSIDLISSLPGQSVCACRASLERAVALKPEHISCYQLTIKPDTVFGKLLSSGRLKEAPEDIGEEIFIRTTEFLSDNGYSQYEVSSFSGGNGRISRHNSMYWEHLPYLGLGPSAHSFDGEKRWSNVNSVESYCKEVLNNRTPVSDLEVLSEKDLSLEALFLGLRTIKGVSLDVLKRYDGWEDASSRLSSLSLVKVIGGRMIPTLKGLLFADRLPLFFIG from the coding sequence ATGAAGACTGAACCGGAAGCCGGACTTTATCTGCACGTTCCGTTTTGCGAAAAAAAATGCCCCTATTGTGATTTCTATTCCGTGGCATCTGTGGATGAAACCGCGTTTTCAAAATGGGTCAACGCTGTTTCCGCGGAAGCCCTTAGATACAAAGATTTCCCGGCTTTATTTAAAACACTGTATCTGGGAGGCGGCACTCCCTCTCTTCTGACGGATGCGGCGCTCGAAGAAGTAATGATCAATCTAAGAGGGACCTTCAATCTGGAGAATCTCGATGAAATAACTATAGAGTTGAATCCTGAGGATATAACAGAAGGGAAGTTAAGAACGTATAAGAGACTGGGATTCAACAGGGTAAGTCTGGGCGTTCAATCTTTCATCGATGAAGAGCTTGAGATGCTCGGGAGGCGCCATGACTCTGAAACCTCTATTCGGGCCATTGAGATGATCCGCGGGGCCGGCTTTAGAAACCTGAGTATCGATCTTATAAGTTCTCTTCCGGGGCAGAGTGTCTGCGCGTGCCGGGCCAGTCTCGAAAGAGCAGTCGCGCTTAAGCCCGAACATATTTCCTGTTATCAACTTACGATTAAGCCGGACACGGTGTTCGGCAAATTGCTTTCTTCAGGAAGACTGAAGGAGGCTCCCGAGGATATCGGAGAGGAGATATTTATCCGAACGACCGAGTTTCTCAGTGACAACGGATACAGTCAATATGAAGTTTCAAGTTTCTCCGGCGGCAACGGCAGGATATCAAGACATAATTCTATGTACTGGGAGCACCTGCCGTATCTGGGGCTGGGTCCCTCCGCTCACTCATTTGACGGAGAGAAAAGGTGGTCGAATGTAAATTCGGTTGAGAGTTACTGCAAAGAAGTCTTAAATAATAGAACTCCCGTCTCTGATTTAGAAGTGTTAAGCGAAAAAGATCTCTCTCTTGAAGCGCTGTTTTTAGGACTCAGAACGATAAAGGGAGTAAGCCTCGATGTTTTAAAGAGATACGATGGGTGGGAAGATGCCTCGTCAAGGCTTTCGTCTCTTTCGCTTGTTAAAGTCATTGGTGGGCGTATGATACCCACACTTAAGGGATTGCTTTTCGCCGACAGGCTGCCGTTATTCTTTATAGGTTAA
- a CDS encoding M1 family aminopeptidase: MKKTLLLLFLFLIPSTSAAQTQYEKIHSDIIRKIDLKRALPLFKGDSLKAPEPTPVQEQFDVKHYMLDIAFNDSTESVEGTVIITLESLTDNLSSIDINADIALSIISIEQTGYGPLSWSRNGDVISISLLSNLTSGEETAIEIDYNGNPTAANNPGLFFRSYNDRPVIYSLSEPWSARTWWPSKDYPDDKAVFDIYLSVDSDLFAASNGNYMGFTSETRWGKEYKRYHWRENYPMTTYLASISATEYVCLEDTFVYAPGETMPVTNYVPPSMVEAAEEDLSIGVPALEFFSSVYGLYPFAEEKYGVALCNIGGGMEHQTLTSYGLWLVRGDHLYDWVYIHELGHQWFGDFITCENWTHIWLNEGWASYTEALWMEHIGGSNELKSCMEEKDNPASWNGPVLRDPDNTDPWYYFDSVVYDKAAWIIHMFRHISGDSTFFNMIKGYTSDPRFSHSHADTDDFIGVCEDYYGSSLGWFFDPWLTREDRPVYSWSWNSYPRGADTLLSIGVTQTQDIPYTMPVDFRITTAGSRIDTVLWIDEHEESFLLSMENKAIDVELDPDHWILCDKSTIITDAEVPAVTFLKQNYPNPFNPSTTIRFGLEKASRVSISVYDVRGRLISTLTDRNYSAGKSEITWDGTNSSGREVSSGLYFYSMTAAGKKTTKKMILLR; encoded by the coding sequence ATGAAAAAAACGCTTCTTTTACTATTCCTTTTTCTTATTCCATCTACATCCGCAGCACAAACACAATATGAAAAAATCCACAGCGACATAATAAGAAAGATCGATCTTAAGCGCGCCCTTCCCCTGTTTAAAGGGGATTCGCTGAAAGCTCCGGAACCAACGCCGGTTCAAGAACAGTTTGACGTGAAGCACTATATGCTTGATATCGCTTTTAACGATTCAACAGAATCTGTTGAGGGAACGGTAATAATTACGCTCGAAAGCCTCACCGACAATCTCAGTTCAATTGACATAAACGCGGATATAGCGCTTTCAATTATTTCTATTGAACAAACAGGTTATGGACCGCTTTCCTGGTCCAGAAACGGCGATGTAATTAGTATTTCTCTTCTTTCAAATCTTACTTCCGGAGAAGAAACCGCTATAGAAATCGACTACAACGGAAACCCAACCGCCGCCAATAACCCCGGCCTCTTCTTCCGGTCCTATAACGACAGGCCGGTAATATACAGCCTCAGTGAACCCTGGTCAGCGAGGACATGGTGGCCTTCTAAAGATTATCCGGACGACAAAGCCGTATTTGATATATATCTTTCGGTTGATTCAGATCTCTTCGCGGCTTCAAACGGAAATTACATGGGATTTACAAGTGAAACACGCTGGGGGAAAGAGTACAAACGGTACCACTGGCGGGAAAACTATCCTATGACAACATACCTTGCTTCTATTTCAGCCACAGAGTATGTCTGTCTTGAAGATACATTTGTATACGCTCCCGGGGAAACAATGCCGGTTACAAACTACGTTCCTCCTTCAATGGTAGAAGCCGCCGAGGAAGATCTAAGTATCGGCGTACCCGCCCTGGAATTCTTTTCATCCGTATACGGATTATACCCCTTCGCGGAGGAAAAATACGGCGTGGCGCTTTGCAATATCGGCGGAGGGATGGAACACCAGACACTGACGAGTTATGGTTTATGGTTGGTTCGCGGTGACCACCTCTACGATTGGGTCTACATACATGAGCTGGGACATCAGTGGTTCGGCGACTTTATCACCTGCGAGAACTGGACGCATATATGGCTCAATGAAGGATGGGCCAGCTATACCGAAGCACTCTGGATGGAACATATCGGCGGATCAAATGAACTGAAATCATGTATGGAGGAAAAGGATAACCCCGCTTCATGGAACGGCCCGGTTCTGCGTGATCCAGACAATACCGATCCATGGTACTACTTCGATTCGGTCGTTTACGACAAGGCTGCCTGGATCATTCACATGTTCCGGCACATCTCGGGAGACAGCACCTTTTTCAATATGATTAAAGGGTATACTTCAGACCCGCGCTTCAGCCATTCCCACGCCGATACGGATGATTTTATCGGAGTATGCGAAGATTATTACGGTTCTTCTCTGGGCTGGTTTTTCGATCCATGGCTGACACGGGAAGACAGGCCGGTCTACAGCTGGTCCTGGAACTCTTATCCGCGCGGGGCGGACACACTGCTTTCAATCGGCGTAACACAAACTCAAGACATTCCCTATACGATGCCGGTTGACTTCAGGATTACAACGGCGGGCAGCCGGATCGACACGGTGCTCTGGATAGATGAACATGAAGAATCATTCCTGTTATCAATGGAAAACAAAGCGATAGATGTTGAGCTCGACCCGGATCACTGGATTCTCTGCGACAAATCAACCATTATAACTGACGCGGAAGTTCCGGCAGTCACCTTTCTTAAGCAGAATTATCCAAATCCCTTCAATCCAAGTACGACTATCCGCTTCGGACTCGAAAAAGCGTCGAGAGTATCGATCTCTGTATACGATGTCAGAGGAAGACTCATATCAACTCTCACAGACCGTAATTACTCAGCGGGGAAATCTGAAATTACATGGGATGGGACAAATTCATCAGGCAGAGAGGTTTCCTCGGGCCTTTATTTCTACAGTATGACCGCGGCAGGCAAGAAAACTACAAAAAAGATGATACTTCTCCGTTAA
- a CDS encoding T9SS type A sorting domain-containing protein translates to MKKATVLILAAFLVASFTCPSRARDTEKNDRPVIKIPGKTDLKIDDTAPGFYKAASVDTYNIVRYDFETLDWQGWERVDNTADPDTFFHVDDFSGLGSGDFGRLEAIEGSQSIWCGARPADDYYMCSWAAAPGYGNNWEQYLVSEEVVFEGTLSMGFHLVYDCEGGGYDNLYIEYENDDGSWTNLATYGGIGDVIDSCSVDSASVGGNTRFRFHFSSDGAWSDEDGLWLTDGAAVIDSITVYDGAGYFNYEDFESASVGDHSIGIWQAETRPAFGKYSGLRKGMRILDGDPCNENLNTQIVFFEGSTVPADQNKYPGLYVTPFCLNGGGTEAPCQNESVYSPEIVMTKYSSNNDEVQNMTIPADQLDDFGGILLKFDTYLDLPLDNLVFHTWGIRNINNGCPIQWQDDGVVYYYWGRGYRNEYYDISSLVLSPNDTLQISLSVVDMCDVWGGTYGSCENHTPSPWFDNVTVQRYDISGPQWSYRNLDLFQDNFPPTNNTDGFVRTDMALNINTSSTVIDPGDSIVVSVTSPIAGGLDEDPAGGAAVYLHVKASDIGTGGKPDLYGPQMISDPWMTYISDDGEWTKLKGDTARTNDGTPVQGKYMFDLNDSLLTKGYMVEYYFSALDLDGETGYLPLNALDGGRFEFTCLPTGNTDILYVDDFDGRGSWNGTVQDYLDPALNDVVSTGYPDRYDVKSPSSTVGNGLNSRTDAANLGNFYHTIIWDSGWLSMGTIDNDDTTLLESWAKDESGTPHNHKTNLFVMGNNVVSDINYSGSTSFLAEILGATPTDGNYYALTGGNAGGGIINPLITTASGSVLTGLEDFYAFGGCPFINRFDVLETDNPNADYALRYPDYGGSSYYAAVSLDDTTSGGYARKALTTGFSFMHIRDDNDDGPMVRNEFLKSVFDFFDNGVNGDITDVEDTPAFTKLHGNYPNPFNPSTTIEFNMKAEGHVSIRIYDVAGRLVNTLVNEVRDKGLNTETWNGINNRGASVASGVYFYRMDTKDYSRTRKMILLR, encoded by the coding sequence ATGAAAAAAGCCACAGTATTAATTCTGGCCGCGTTTTTGGTCGCATCCTTTACCTGCCCGTCAAGAGCGCGTGATACAGAGAAAAACGACAGACCTGTTATAAAAATTCCCGGAAAAACAGACTTGAAAATAGACGACACAGCTCCAGGTTTCTATAAGGCCGCCTCTGTTGACACGTACAATATAGTAAGGTACGATTTTGAAACTCTAGACTGGCAGGGCTGGGAAAGAGTTGATAATACCGCAGATCCAGACACATTTTTCCACGTAGATGATTTCTCCGGCCTGGGAAGCGGAGATTTCGGCCGCCTTGAGGCAATAGAAGGTTCCCAGTCGATCTGGTGCGGCGCCCGCCCCGCCGATGACTATTATATGTGCTCCTGGGCTGCGGCGCCGGGTTACGGAAACAACTGGGAGCAGTACCTTGTTTCCGAAGAGGTAGTATTCGAAGGAACGCTCTCAATGGGATTTCATCTTGTCTATGACTGCGAAGGAGGCGGCTACGATAATTTATATATCGAATATGAAAATGACGACGGAAGCTGGACAAACCTTGCAACGTACGGCGGCATAGGTGACGTTATCGATTCATGTTCGGTAGACTCAGCGTCGGTAGGAGGAAACACAAGATTTCGTTTCCATTTCTCATCAGACGGAGCCTGGAGTGACGAGGACGGTCTCTGGTTAACCGACGGCGCGGCTGTTATTGACAGCATTACAGTCTACGATGGCGCCGGATACTTCAATTATGAAGATTTTGAATCCGCCTCCGTAGGCGATCACAGCATTGGCATCTGGCAGGCCGAGACAAGACCCGCGTTCGGCAAGTACAGCGGCCTGCGTAAAGGAATGCGGATATTAGACGGAGATCCATGTAACGAAAACTTAAACACACAGATCGTATTTTTTGAAGGTTCAACGGTTCCTGCCGACCAGAATAAATATCCCGGTCTTTATGTAACCCCGTTCTGTCTTAACGGCGGAGGCACTGAAGCGCCGTGCCAGAATGAATCGGTCTACTCGCCGGAGATTGTAATGACAAAATACTCATCAAACAACGATGAAGTTCAGAATATGACAATCCCAGCCGATCAGCTGGATGATTTTGGCGGTATACTCTTAAAATTTGACACTTACCTCGACCTTCCTCTAGATAACCTGGTCTTCCATACCTGGGGTATTCGTAACATAAATAACGGCTGCCCGATACAATGGCAGGACGATGGTGTCGTTTATTATTACTGGGGAAGAGGATATAGAAATGAATATTATGATATTAGCAGCCTGGTTTTATCACCCAACGACACACTTCAGATTTCACTATCGGTTGTAGATATGTGCGATGTATGGGGTGGAACCTATGGATCTTGTGAAAATCATACACCGTCACCCTGGTTCGACAATGTCACTGTTCAGCGCTATGATATTTCCGGTCCTCAGTGGTCATACAGAAATCTGGATCTGTTTCAGGACAACTTCCCGCCCACAAATAACACGGACGGTTTCGTAAGAACCGATATGGCACTGAATATTAACACTTCCAGCACCGTAATCGACCCCGGCGATTCAATCGTCGTTTCTGTTACTTCACCCATAGCGGGCGGACTAGACGAAGATCCAGCAGGAGGCGCAGCCGTTTATCTCCATGTCAAAGCAAGTGATATCGGAACCGGCGGGAAGCCAGATCTTTACGGCCCGCAGATGATATCCGACCCATGGATGACCTATATCTCAGATGACGGAGAGTGGACGAAACTTAAGGGCGACACCGCGCGAACAAATGACGGGACGCCGGTGCAGGGCAAATATATGTTCGACCTAAATGACTCACTCCTTACAAAGGGCTACATGGTTGAATACTATTTCTCCGCCCTGGATCTGGATGGCGAGACAGGCTACCTGCCGCTAAACGCTCTGGACGGCGGGAGATTCGAATTCACATGTCTTCCTACCGGCAACACAGATATCCTTTATGTCGATGATTTTGACGGCAGAGGGAGCTGGAACGGAACTGTTCAGGACTACCTCGATCCGGCCCTAAATGATGTTGTCTCCACCGGATATCCGGACCGCTATGATGTCAAGAGTCCTTCGTCGACGGTGGGAAACGGACTGAATAGCCGGACTGACGCCGCAAATCTTGGTAACTTTTACCATACCATTATATGGGATTCCGGCTGGCTAAGCATGGGAACTATCGATAACGACGACACTACCCTGCTCGAATCCTGGGCAAAGGATGAATCAGGAACACCTCATAATCACAAAACGAACCTGTTTGTTATGGGTAACAATGTTGTAAGCGATATTAATTATTCAGGCTCCACGAGCTTCCTGGCAGAAATACTCGGCGCGACACCTACAGACGGCAATTATTACGCTCTTACCGGAGGTAACGCCGGAGGCGGGATTATTAATCCTCTTATCACAACCGCCTCAGGCTCGGTTCTAACCGGACTGGAAGATTTCTACGCCTTCGGAGGATGCCCTTTCATCAACCGTTTTGATGTTTTAGAGACTGATAATCCAAACGCCGATTACGCTCTGCGCTACCCCGATTACGGCGGAAGTTCTTACTATGCAGCCGTCAGCCTGGACGATACAACTTCCGGAGGCTATGCCAGAAAGGCTTTAACAACCGGCTTCAGCTTTATGCACATCCGAGACGATAATGATGACGGTCCCATGGTAAGAAACGAATTCCTGAAATCCGTATTCGATTTCTTCGACAATGGAGTAAACGGAGATATTACAGACGTAGAGGATACACCTGCATTTACAAAGCTTCATGGTAACTATCCCAACCCCTTCAACCCGAGTACTACTATCGAGTTTAATATGAAGGCTGAGGGTCATGTATCGATTCGGATATATGATGTTGCAGGAAGACTTGTAAACACACTTGTAAACGAGGTGCGCGACAAGGGTCTTAACACAGAGACCTGGAACGGAATTAACAACAGAGGCGCGAGCGTCGCGAGCGGTGTATATTTCTACCGTATGGACACCAAAGACTACTCCCGGACAAGAAAGATGATCCTGCTTAGATAG